The following are from one region of the Populus trichocarpa isolate Nisqually-1 chromosome 8, P.trichocarpa_v4.1, whole genome shotgun sequence genome:
- the LOC7494900 gene encoding serine/threonine-protein kinase CTR1 isoform X1, with translation MDSWCGGEATIKSRAKQTEESYQLQLALALRLSSQAASANDPYFLDFSSSDNTKRGLPPYSPESLSHRFWVSGSLSYFDRIPDGFYVIHGLDPYTWSISADSRVPSFESLKAVNDLSIGVVLIDRFRDPGLKEVHNRVTGLSSSLSTTEDVVKHLAIVVCNLMGGVVLNEDDNAFAECWKECTEVMKRRFRSVVLPIGSLSIGLCVHRALLFKVLADSINLPCRIVKGCKYCRRDVVSSCLVQVGNDREYFVDLLRNPGALSQPDSSLNCSSSILVSSPLSHPRFKSNQTTEDFRTLAKLYFLDSQPLNLVFDNSSSGPTIDEDDKFISRLGKDKKNLLPTSSNNRDTSLSSSVLPVRQKYTDPVVSNPKRVATNNLLFMELNQSIPSKSNNQLHLEEEDLDVPWSELLLKNKIGSGSFGTVYHADWRGSDVAVKILEEQEFHAERFEEFLSEVAIMKRLRHPNIVLFMGAVTQPPNLSIVMEYLSRGSLHKLLHMNDAASILDERRRLNMAYDVAKGMNYLHQFRPPIVHRDLKSLNLLVDSTYTVKICDFGLSRSKAKTYISSTNAAGRPEWMAPEVLRNERSNEKSDVYSFGVILWELMTLQQPWRNLKQAQIIEAVGFMGQRLEIPSSVNPSVAALIDVCLDNEPSKRPPFSYIMETLQELINNSISHPVAAQVR, from the exons ATGGATAGTTGGTGTGGAGGAGAGGCAACAATTAAGAGCCGGGCTAAACAAACTGAAGAGAGTTATCAGTTACAGCTTGCTCTTGCTTTGAGGTTATCTTCACAGGCTGCTTCAGCTAATGATCCCTATTTCTTGGATTTCAGTTCTAGTGACAATACTAAAAGAGGACTTCCTCCTTATTCTCCCGAGTCTCTTTCTCATCGATTCtgg GTGAGTGGAAGTTTGTCATACTTCGATAGAATTCCAGATGGGTTTTATGTGATACATGGATTGGATCCTTATACATGGAGCATAAGTGCTGATAGTCGTGTCCCATCTTTTGAATCATTAAAGGCTGTTAATGATTTGTCAATAGGAGTGGTTTTGATTGATAGATTCAGGGATCCTGGTTTGAAGGAGGTACATAATAGAGTTACTGGTCTTTCGAGCAGCTTGAGTACAACCGAAGATGTGGTTAAACACCTTGCGATTGTTGTTTGTAATCTTATGGG GGGTGTAGTCCTCAATGAAGATGATAATGCCTTTGCCGAATGCTGGAAGGAATGTACTGAAGTGATGAAAAGGCGCTTCCGTTCTGTTGTGCTTCCAATTGGAAGCTTATCCATTGGCCTTTGTGTTCATCGTGCATTGCTGTTTAAA gtATTAGCAGACTCGATTAACTTGCCTTGCAGAATTGTTAAAGGATGTAAATACTGCAGAAGAGATGTCGTTTCATCCTGTCTGGTACAAGTTGGTAATGACAG GGAATACTTTGTTGATTTGCTTAGAAATCCAGGAGCCCTAAGCCAGCCTGATTCCTCGCTCAATTGTTCATCTTCAATCTTAGTTTCTTCTCCATTGTCTCATCCAAGGTTTAAATCTAATCAAACAACCGAGGACTTCAGGACATTGGCCAAACTCTACTTCCTTGACAGCCAGCCACTTAATCTTGTATTTGATAATTCTTCTTCAG GCCCTACTATTGATGAAGATGACAAATTTATTTCAAGGCTCGGTAAAGACAAGAAGAACCTTCTGCCCACTTCAAGCAACAACCGTGACACTTCTCTGTCAAGTTCTGTCCTACCAGTTAGGCAAAAATATACAGATCCTGTCGTCTCTAATCCCAAGCGTGTTGCTACAAATAATTTGTTGTTCATGGAATTAAACCAGTCAATACCAAGTAAATCAAACAATCAACTTCATCTTGAAGAGGAAGATTTGGATGTACCCTGGAGTGAACTTcttttgaagaataaaattggatCAG GCTCTTTTGGAACTGTCTATCATGCTGACTGGCGTGGTTCG GATGTTGCTGTCAAAATTCTTGAGGAGCAAGAATTTCATGCAGAGCGCTTTGAGGAATTTTTGAGTGAG GTTGCTATCATGAAACGTTTGCGACATCCAAATATCGTTCTTTTTATGGGTGCTGTTACCCAGCCCCCAAACTTGTCCATAGTTATGGAGTATTTATCAAG AGGCAGCTTGCACAAACTTTTACATATGAATGATGCTGCATCGATACTGGATGAGAGGCGCCGCTTAAATATGGCATATGATGTG GCTAAGGGAATGAACTATCTTCATCAGTTTAGACCTCCCATTGTTCATCGAGATTTGAAATCTCTAAATCTCTTGGTGGACAGTACATATACGGTAAAG ATTTGTGATTTTGGTCTGTCACGATCAAAAGCAAAGACATATATTTCATCAACAAATGCTGCAGGGAGA CCCGAGTGGATGGCCCCAGAAGTACTCCGTAATGAGCGATCAAATGAGAAATCAGATGTTTACAGCTTTGGTGTAATCTTGTGGGAACTTATGACCCTGCAACAGCCCTGGAGAAACTTAAAACAAGCACAG ATCATTGAAGCTGTTGGTTTTATGGGCCAAAGGCTTGAGATTCCAAGCAGTGTAAATCCTTCAGTGGCTGCCTTGATTGATGTCTGCTTGGATAA TGAGCCCTCTAAACGTCCCCCATTCTCCTATATCATGGAAACTTTACAGGAACTGATAAATAACTCTATCTCCCATCCAGTTGCCGCTCAAGTTCGATGA
- the LOC7494900 gene encoding serine/threonine-protein kinase CTR1 isoform X2: protein MDSWCGGEATIKSRAKQTEESYQLQLALALRLSSQAASANDPYFLDFSSSDNTKRGLPPYSPESLSHRFWVSGSLSYFDRIPDGFYVIHGLDPYTWSISADSRVPSFESLKAVNDLSIGVVLIDRFRDPGLKEVHNRVTGLSSSLSTTEDVVKHLAIVVCNLMGGVVLNEDDNAFAECWKECTEVMKRRFRSVVLPIGSLSIGLCVHRALLFKVLADSINLPCRIVKGCKYCRRDVVSSCLVQVGNDREYFVDLLRNPGALSQPDSSLNCSSSILVSSPLSHPRFKSNQTTEDFRTLAKLYFLDSQPLNLVFDNSSSGPTIDEDDKFISRLGKDKKNLLPTSSNNRDTSLSSSVLPVRQKYTDPVVSNPKRVATNNLLFMELNQSIPSKSNNQLHLEEEDLDVPWSELLLKNKIGSGSFGTVYHADWRGSDVAVKILEEQEFHAERFEEFLSEVAIMKRLRHPNIVLFMGAVTQPPNLSIVMEYLSRGSLHKLLHMNDAASILDERRRLNMAYDVAKGMNYLHQFRPPIVHRDLKSLNLLVDSTYTVKWE, encoded by the exons ATGGATAGTTGGTGTGGAGGAGAGGCAACAATTAAGAGCCGGGCTAAACAAACTGAAGAGAGTTATCAGTTACAGCTTGCTCTTGCTTTGAGGTTATCTTCACAGGCTGCTTCAGCTAATGATCCCTATTTCTTGGATTTCAGTTCTAGTGACAATACTAAAAGAGGACTTCCTCCTTATTCTCCCGAGTCTCTTTCTCATCGATTCtgg GTGAGTGGAAGTTTGTCATACTTCGATAGAATTCCAGATGGGTTTTATGTGATACATGGATTGGATCCTTATACATGGAGCATAAGTGCTGATAGTCGTGTCCCATCTTTTGAATCATTAAAGGCTGTTAATGATTTGTCAATAGGAGTGGTTTTGATTGATAGATTCAGGGATCCTGGTTTGAAGGAGGTACATAATAGAGTTACTGGTCTTTCGAGCAGCTTGAGTACAACCGAAGATGTGGTTAAACACCTTGCGATTGTTGTTTGTAATCTTATGGG GGGTGTAGTCCTCAATGAAGATGATAATGCCTTTGCCGAATGCTGGAAGGAATGTACTGAAGTGATGAAAAGGCGCTTCCGTTCTGTTGTGCTTCCAATTGGAAGCTTATCCATTGGCCTTTGTGTTCATCGTGCATTGCTGTTTAAA gtATTAGCAGACTCGATTAACTTGCCTTGCAGAATTGTTAAAGGATGTAAATACTGCAGAAGAGATGTCGTTTCATCCTGTCTGGTACAAGTTGGTAATGACAG GGAATACTTTGTTGATTTGCTTAGAAATCCAGGAGCCCTAAGCCAGCCTGATTCCTCGCTCAATTGTTCATCTTCAATCTTAGTTTCTTCTCCATTGTCTCATCCAAGGTTTAAATCTAATCAAACAACCGAGGACTTCAGGACATTGGCCAAACTCTACTTCCTTGACAGCCAGCCACTTAATCTTGTATTTGATAATTCTTCTTCAG GCCCTACTATTGATGAAGATGACAAATTTATTTCAAGGCTCGGTAAAGACAAGAAGAACCTTCTGCCCACTTCAAGCAACAACCGTGACACTTCTCTGTCAAGTTCTGTCCTACCAGTTAGGCAAAAATATACAGATCCTGTCGTCTCTAATCCCAAGCGTGTTGCTACAAATAATTTGTTGTTCATGGAATTAAACCAGTCAATACCAAGTAAATCAAACAATCAACTTCATCTTGAAGAGGAAGATTTGGATGTACCCTGGAGTGAACTTcttttgaagaataaaattggatCAG GCTCTTTTGGAACTGTCTATCATGCTGACTGGCGTGGTTCG GATGTTGCTGTCAAAATTCTTGAGGAGCAAGAATTTCATGCAGAGCGCTTTGAGGAATTTTTGAGTGAG GTTGCTATCATGAAACGTTTGCGACATCCAAATATCGTTCTTTTTATGGGTGCTGTTACCCAGCCCCCAAACTTGTCCATAGTTATGGAGTATTTATCAAG AGGCAGCTTGCACAAACTTTTACATATGAATGATGCTGCATCGATACTGGATGAGAGGCGCCGCTTAAATATGGCATATGATGTG GCTAAGGGAATGAACTATCTTCATCAGTTTAGACCTCCCATTGTTCATCGAGATTTGAAATCTCTAAATCTCTTGGTGGACAGTACATATACGGTAAAG TGGGAATGA